The following coding sequences lie in one Pseudomonadota bacterium genomic window:
- the pyrF gene encoding orotidine-5'-phosphate decarboxylase — protein MPRRNGLAELLLAARAVELRAQPPFFTFASGLRSPIYTDNRLLISDPAARRQVAEAFVAAIEAQALRPTVVAGTATAGIPHATLVAERLGLPLVYVRGDAKGHGKGKRVEGRLAAGARVVLIEDLISTGGSSVSAAQALRDAGAEVVAVLAIFSYGMAAAAERFRASGLAQAALVAFDEVLQEAQARGQLAEAAVSSLLRWRDDPEHWQLEVPAAADAAEAAAASRDAGRTEALVVAADLEDRAALERLADAVAGSAGYYKLNAAFLAHGPALVAAVRRRGLEVFLDLKFHDIPNTAANYVSAAARLDVQLLTIHASGGPTMLRACVAAADRAAAAGLRRPRLLAVTALTSLPDAELAAIGIEDGRAAQVVRLARLAQACGVDGIVCSVAEAAAVRSACGAALLIVTPGVRLASGSANDHARVDTPSAAVAAGATHVVVGRPIYEASAAAAAAAAIAAELRQATAARPARTG, from the coding sequence GTGCCACGCAGGAATGGTCTGGCCGAGCTGCTGCTCGCAGCGCGGGCGGTCGAGCTGCGAGCGCAGCCGCCGTTTTTCACCTTCGCCTCGGGCCTGCGCAGCCCGATCTACACCGACAACCGGCTCCTGATCAGCGATCCAGCGGCGCGCCGCCAGGTCGCCGAGGCCTTCGTCGCCGCGATCGAGGCGCAGGCCTTGCGGCCGACCGTCGTCGCCGGCACGGCGACGGCCGGCATTCCTCACGCGACGCTGGTCGCCGAGCGCCTCGGCCTGCCGCTGGTCTACGTGCGTGGCGACGCCAAGGGGCATGGCAAGGGCAAACGCGTCGAAGGGCGGCTCGCCGCGGGTGCTCGGGTCGTGTTGATTGAGGACCTGATCTCGACCGGCGGCTCCTCCGTCTCCGCGGCGCAGGCGTTGCGAGACGCGGGGGCCGAGGTCGTCGCGGTCCTGGCCATCTTCAGCTACGGCATGGCGGCAGCAGCGGAGCGTTTCCGCGCCAGCGGGCTTGCACAGGCGGCGCTGGTGGCCTTCGATGAGGTCTTGCAGGAAGCCCAGGCGCGCGGTCAGCTCGCTGAGGCGGCCGTCTCGTCGCTGCTCCGCTGGCGCGACGATCCCGAGCATTGGCAGCTCGAGGTCCCCGCGGCCGCCGATGCCGCTGAGGCCGCCGCCGCGAGCCGCGACGCGGGCCGCACGGAGGCGCTGGTCGTCGCGGCCGACCTCGAGGATCGCGCGGCGCTCGAGCGGCTCGCCGATGCTGTCGCCGGCTCCGCCGGCTACTACAAGCTCAACGCCGCCTTCCTCGCCCACGGTCCGGCGTTGGTGGCTGCCGTGCGCAGGCGCGGGCTCGAGGTCTTCCTCGACCTAAAGTTTCACGACATCCCCAACACTGCGGCCAACTATGTCAGCGCCGCGGCGCGCCTCGACGTGCAGCTCCTGACGATCCACGCCAGCGGCGGGCCGACGATGCTACGGGCCTGCGTGGCGGCCGCCGATCGCGCCGCCGCCGCGGGCCTGCGGCGCCCGCGGCTCCTTGCCGTGACCGCGCTCACCTCCCTACCCGACGCCGAGCTGGCCGCCATCGGCATCGAGGACGGGCGGGCGGCGCAGGTCGTGCGGCTGGCGCGCCTGGCGCAGGCCTGCGGGGTCGACGGCATCGTCTGCTCCGTTGCCGAGGCGGCGGCGGTGCGTTCAGCGTGCGGGGCCGCCCTGCTGATCGTCACGCCCGGCGTGCGCCTGGCCAGCGGCAGCGCAAACGACCACGCTCGGGTCGACACGCCCTCCGCGGCGGTCGCGGCCGGCGCGACTCATGTGGTCGTCGGGCGACCGATCTACGAGGCCAGCGCGGCAGCGGCCGCCGCCGCCGCCATCGCCGCCGAGCTACGACAGGCCACGGCGGCACGGCCAGCGAGGACGGGATGA
- the clpS gene encoding ATP-dependent Clp protease adapter ClpS, translating into MSAKTKTTSAPEGGLALQERPEVRQPRLYQVLLHNDDYTTMEFVVGLLIEHFHKTETEATQIMLSVHLKGVGVCGVYTFDLAETKAARATEAARREGHPLKCTVEPE; encoded by the coding sequence ATGAGCGCGAAGACCAAGACGACGTCCGCTCCCGAGGGCGGGCTCGCCCTTCAAGAGCGACCGGAGGTCCGGCAGCCGCGCCTCTACCAGGTGCTGCTGCACAACGACGACTACACGACGATGGAGTTCGTCGTCGGGTTGCTCATCGAGCACTTCCACAAGACGGAGACCGAGGCGACGCAGATCATGCTGAGCGTGCATCTGAAGGGGGTCGGGGTCTGCGGTGTCTACACCTTCGACCTCGCGGAGACCAAGGCCGCGCGAGCGACCGAGGCCGCCCGGCGCGAGGGGCATCCGTTGAAGTGCACGGTGGAACCCGAGTAG
- a CDS encoding Hsp70 family protein: MPDDHARPALREDPRLPVDWRATIRCPDWASAEQLAATNVSRGGMFLRTDRRLSVGARVEVAVELPDGSRVPIQATVRHVNAAGSQAPEAEPGIGIEVDATYHNELAALAEIARLRQAPAPPASGPARRPLALDRSPTPPPRRAISLPAGAVGAIVGIDLGSALSAVAATAGETVYTVPDAHGRTQHPSMVCLGCCAERQSVVGWDAHRLQLDHPGRVIAGAKRLLGHPFADGALAAQLAALPYGCEPGPDGEAVLIIGEQGDAQGARRVSATEVCGLVLGHVQRSAAEQLGQPIRRAVLTFPVMASPAQREGLRHAAQRAELEAVALIPEPLAAALAHGFGRGASEVVGVYDFGGSFQFTVLELSATAYRVLGTATLPDVGGDQLDHALAAAVAETLRRRSGIELPASGLIWQKLLQTCERAKRRLSADEVTLIDVSSACPTAATDALSQQVQREAVERLFRPVLERTRAACAEGLRAASLLPSRLKAIVLAGGVTRLPFVQREVERIGPVAAAGGIQPEDAVVLGAATFAARLAGRPTSEVRSLKV; the protein is encoded by the coding sequence ATGCCAGACGATCACGCGCGACCCGCGCTTCGCGAGGACCCACGGCTCCCCGTCGATTGGCGCGCCACGATTCGCTGCCCTGACTGGGCCAGCGCTGAGCAGCTCGCGGCGACCAACGTCAGCCGCGGCGGGATGTTCCTGCGCACGGATCGCAGGCTCAGCGTCGGTGCGCGCGTCGAGGTCGCGGTCGAGCTGCCCGATGGCAGTCGCGTGCCGATTCAAGCGACGGTGCGCCACGTCAACGCGGCAGGGTCGCAAGCGCCCGAGGCGGAGCCAGGCATCGGCATCGAGGTCGATGCGACCTACCACAACGAGCTGGCCGCGCTGGCTGAGATCGCCCGCCTGCGCCAGGCGCCCGCCCCGCCGGCGAGCGGCCCGGCGAGGCGGCCCCTGGCGCTGGACCGCTCGCCGACGCCACCGCCGCGTCGCGCGATCTCGCTGCCCGCGGGGGCCGTTGGCGCGATCGTCGGCATCGACCTCGGCAGCGCCCTGAGCGCCGTCGCCGCAACCGCCGGTGAAACGGTCTACACGGTTCCCGATGCCCATGGCCGCACCCAGCATCCCTCGATGGTCTGCCTCGGCTGCTGCGCGGAGCGGCAGTCGGTCGTCGGCTGGGACGCCCACCGCCTGCAGCTCGACCATCCGGGTCGCGTAATCGCCGGTGCCAAGCGGCTCTTGGGTCATCCCTTCGCGGACGGCGCGCTGGCGGCCCAGCTCGCCGCGTTGCCCTACGGCTGCGAGCCCGGCCCAGATGGCGAGGCCGTGCTGATCATCGGTGAGCAGGGGGACGCGCAGGGTGCGCGCCGCGTGAGCGCGACGGAGGTCTGTGGCCTGGTGCTCGGCCACGTGCAGCGAAGCGCCGCCGAACAGCTCGGCCAGCCGATTCGCCGCGCCGTGCTCACGTTTCCCGTGATGGCCAGCCCGGCGCAGCGTGAGGGCCTGCGCCACGCCGCGCAGCGCGCCGAGCTCGAGGCGGTGGCACTGATTCCAGAGCCGCTCGCCGCCGCGCTCGCCCATGGCTTCGGTCGTGGGGCTAGCGAAGTGGTCGGCGTCTACGACTTCGGCGGCTCGTTTCAGTTCACGGTGCTGGAGTTGAGCGCCACGGCCTACCGGGTGCTCGGCACGGCGACGCTACCCGACGTCGGCGGTGATCAGCTCGATCACGCCCTGGCGGCGGCGGTGGCCGAGACGCTGCGGCGCCGCAGTGGGATCGAGCTGCCCGCGAGCGGGTTGATCTGGCAAAAGCTGCTGCAGACCTGTGAGCGCGCCAAACGCCGACTCTCCGCCGACGAGGTCACGCTGATCGACGTCAGCAGCGCCTGCCCGACGGCCGCGACCGATGCGCTCAGCCAGCAGGTTCAGCGCGAGGCCGTCGAGCGGCTCTTCCGCCCGGTCCTCGAGCGCACGCGCGCGGCCTGCGCCGAAGGGCTCCGCGCCGCCAGTCTGCTGCCCTCGCGCCTCAAGGCGATCGTGCTGGCGGGGGGCGTCACCCGCCTGCCCTTCGTGCAGCGCGAAGTCGAGCGGATCGGCCCCGTCGCTGCCGCCGGCGGAATTCAGCCAGAGGACGCGGTCGTGCTCGGCGCCGCCACCTTCGCCGCCCGCCTGGCCGGTCGCCCGACCAGCGAGGTGCGCTCGCTCAAGGTCTAG
- a CDS encoding DUF4388 domain-containing protein, which produces MQTVDTFSKALLSVQSDEKALKRLLSEQRGLVAEWLEHAHRELRSTFARQDAGRAREQGALLGVVLRARPADPLGGPFDEAFQLLLVALESSQLGDVQTALPLLERVALSPEVSASLRWLGRLGLALARAQLDDAERAEPALLEAQRLARALDPVAQALTDCHLAEFEARQGRAPAARERLRQALALVEAEGDRGGMALAWLVEARILAAEELQGEEVYENTASVAAAQRAAMADPRWPQPALFLARAAMTNGDLDEAEKRLRSIPASATVRTWLGLVARARRAAIPPFIAAEYMALHGQPATRARVEQYEVLIGLTPELLRLREALAWTLLQLGDLDAAERHLLALLSEALDGDLHTATVAALACVQVARRRSDALVAEQVGALEAWTIDWAARGCRRSRGASASRREGAGLRPAVDEGATTKPTTETPVLPATLLAAARSQTSELEFARSSAGLPAITDFAGHERTQDDPAVFSGDLATLNALQLLEFFRTTKRTGALLINADCGNGVLRLADGRLLAARASGCSSVVELLLADGKLTHEQLETARAQPRTAERGTIGTTLLALGYVTEAVLTEVLNRQLRQAIRVMLTWNKGRFAFRPHVEWVLRVEGHVAIDTQEVLFDLALEGPAPE; this is translated from the coding sequence ATGCAGACCGTCGATACCTTTTCAAAGGCCTTGCTCAGCGTTCAGAGCGACGAGAAGGCCCTGAAGCGGCTGCTTTCCGAGCAACGCGGCCTGGTCGCCGAGTGGCTCGAGCACGCCCACCGCGAGCTGCGCTCGACCTTTGCGCGGCAGGACGCCGGGCGGGCGCGCGAACAAGGCGCGCTGCTGGGCGTCGTGCTGCGCGCACGGCCCGCGGATCCGCTCGGCGGACCCTTCGACGAGGCCTTCCAGCTGTTGCTGGTCGCGCTCGAGTCGAGCCAACTCGGCGATGTCCAGACGGCGCTGCCCCTGCTCGAGCGCGTGGCGCTCAGCCCTGAGGTCAGCGCCTCCCTCCGCTGGCTGGGGCGGCTTGGCCTCGCGCTGGCGCGCGCGCAGCTCGACGATGCAGAGCGTGCCGAGCCGGCGTTGCTTGAGGCGCAGCGCTTGGCGCGAGCGCTCGATCCCGTCGCCCAGGCGCTGACCGACTGCCACCTGGCCGAGTTCGAGGCGCGGCAGGGGCGCGCGCCGGCGGCGCGCGAGCGCCTGCGTCAGGCCTTGGCCCTCGTCGAGGCCGAAGGCGATCGGGGCGGCATGGCGCTGGCGTGGCTGGTCGAGGCTCGCATCCTCGCTGCCGAAGAGCTCCAGGGGGAAGAGGTCTACGAGAATACGGCGAGCGTTGCTGCGGCCCAACGCGCCGCGATGGCCGACCCGCGCTGGCCCCAGCCTGCGCTCTTTCTCGCGCGCGCGGCGATGACCAACGGCGACCTCGACGAGGCGGAGAAGCGCCTGCGTTCGATTCCGGCGAGCGCGACGGTGCGGACCTGGCTGGGGCTCGTGGCCCGCGCGCGCCGCGCCGCCATCCCCCCCTTCATCGCGGCCGAGTACATGGCGCTCCACGGGCAACCTGCGACGCGCGCGCGCGTCGAGCAATACGAGGTGTTGATCGGTCTCACCCCGGAGCTGCTGCGCTTGCGCGAGGCGCTGGCCTGGACGTTGCTCCAGCTCGGCGACCTCGACGCCGCCGAGCGTCACCTGCTCGCGCTGCTCAGCGAAGCGCTGGACGGGGATCTTCATACGGCGACGGTCGCCGCGCTAGCCTGTGTCCAGGTGGCTCGGCGCAGGAGCGACGCGCTGGTCGCCGAGCAGGTCGGCGCGCTGGAGGCCTGGACCATCGACTGGGCGGCGCGAGGCTGTCGGCGGTCCCGCGGCGCGAGCGCGAGCCGACGCGAGGGGGCGGGGCTGCGCCCGGCCGTGGACGAGGGCGCGACGACGAAGCCGACGACTGAGACCCCGGTGCTGCCCGCGACGCTGCTGGCCGCAGCCCGCAGCCAGACCTCCGAGCTCGAGTTCGCCCGCTCGTCCGCCGGCCTGCCGGCGATCACGGACTTCGCAGGACACGAGCGCACGCAGGATGACCCAGCGGTCTTCAGCGGCGACCTCGCCACCCTCAATGCGCTACAGCTGCTGGAGTTCTTTCGGACGACCAAACGCACGGGGGCGCTGCTGATCAACGCCGACTGCGGCAACGGTGTATTGCGCCTGGCCGATGGGCGACTGCTGGCCGCGCGCGCCTCGGGCTGCAGCAGCGTCGTCGAGTTGCTGCTCGCCGACGGGAAGCTCACGCACGAGCAGCTCGAGACCGCCCGCGCCCAACCGCGGACGGCGGAGCGCGGCACGATCGGGACGACGTTGCTCGCGCTCGGCTACGTCACCGAGGCCGTGCTGACCGAGGTGCTCAATCGACAGCTCAGGCAGGCGATCCGCGTGATGTTGACCTGGAACAAGGGCCGCTTCGCCTTCCGCCCGCACGTCGAGTGGGTGCTCCGCGTCGAGGGGCACGTCGCGATCGACACTCAAGAGGTGCTCTTCGATCTCGCGCTCGAGGGCCCCGCCCCCGAGTGA
- a CDS encoding Re/Si-specific NAD(P)(+) transhydrogenase subunit alpha — MPSWQEKAGIGASARPDQGPPQRRRAATVKLNVFIPREIASGEQRVAGTPETVRRLLQLGLSVTVESGAGEGAYFTDGAYGGAGAELQGDTAAGYAAADIVLKVRGPLNNPALGRHEAELLKPGAILVSLLLPQDQLDAVRLLATGRVSAFSMYLVPRITRAQKMDALSSQSNIAGYKAVLVAANALPKFFPLLMTAAGTVKSAKVVIMGAGVAGLQAIATAKRLGAQVWATDVRLAVKEQVESLGAKFITVAGAADLQDEGGYAREASPELLAQQREAVGQHVAEADVVITTALVAGKRAPLLIPSELLQRMRPGAVVVDLAAEQGGNCAETLADQTIVRHGVTIIGPTNLPSTLAQHASELYARNVLAFTQPLLDKDGQLALDWQDEILTASAVTHEGGVRHGPTAEALASR, encoded by the coding sequence ATGCCTTCGTGGCAAGAGAAGGCAGGGATTGGGGCGAGTGCTCGCCCCGACCAGGGCCCACCCCAACGACGGAGAGCGGCCACCGTGAAGCTTAACGTCTTCATTCCCCGCGAGATCGCCTCGGGCGAGCAGCGCGTTGCCGGCACGCCGGAGACAGTGCGCCGGCTGCTGCAGCTCGGCCTCAGCGTCACCGTCGAGAGCGGCGCTGGCGAGGGCGCCTACTTCACCGACGGCGCCTACGGCGGCGCGGGCGCCGAGCTACAAGGCGACACGGCGGCGGGCTACGCCGCGGCCGACATCGTGCTCAAGGTGCGCGGACCCCTAAACAACCCCGCGCTCGGCCGCCACGAGGCTGAGCTCCTCAAACCAGGAGCCATCCTGGTCTCGCTGCTGCTCCCCCAGGATCAGCTCGACGCCGTGCGCTTGCTCGCCACGGGACGCGTCAGCGCCTTCTCCATGTACCTCGTCCCGCGCATCACCCGCGCGCAGAAGATGGACGCGCTCAGCTCGCAGAGCAACATCGCGGGCTACAAGGCCGTGCTGGTCGCTGCCAACGCCCTGCCGAAGTTCTTCCCGCTGCTGATGACGGCCGCCGGCACGGTGAAGTCGGCCAAAGTCGTGATCATGGGCGCCGGTGTCGCCGGCCTCCAGGCGATCGCCACGGCCAAGCGACTGGGCGCCCAGGTCTGGGCGACGGACGTGCGGCTGGCGGTCAAAGAGCAGGTCGAGAGCCTCGGCGCCAAGTTCATCACGGTCGCCGGAGCAGCCGACCTGCAAGACGAGGGCGGCTATGCCCGCGAGGCCAGTCCGGAGTTGCTCGCGCAACAGCGCGAGGCCGTCGGCCAACACGTGGCGGAGGCCGACGTCGTGATCACCACCGCGCTCGTCGCGGGCAAGCGCGCGCCCCTGCTGATTCCGAGCGAGTTGCTGCAACGCATGCGACCGGGCGCCGTGGTCGTCGATCTGGCGGCCGAGCAGGGCGGCAACTGCGCCGAGACGCTCGCCGACCAGACGATCGTCCGCCATGGCGTGACGATCATCGGCCCGACGAATCTGCCGAGCACGCTCGCCCAGCACGCCAGCGAGCTCTACGCGCGCAACGTGCTCGCCTTCACGCAGCCGCTGCTCGACAAGGACGGCCAGCTCGCGCTCGACTGGCAGGATGAGATCCTCACGGCCAGCGCCGTCACGCACGAGGGCGGGGTGCGTCACGGCCCAACGGCCGAGGCCCTCGCCTCCCGCTGA
- a CDS encoding GGDEF domain-containing protein, giving the protein MAEEWKTRITAVKLPEALAGEACLVLIYPPGPLMGKRFPLGDSSMYIGRGQDCHIQIDLDCVSRQHVWLRKEGDQVLIEDLDSTNGTYVNERPVKRQALRNSDLVQVGNTIFKFLLGGNIESDYHEAIYRMTIVDALTDAHNKRFLLDYLEREVARCVRYQRPLSLVMFDLDHFKAVNDNHGHLTGDHVLRELIRRIHGRVRREEVIARYGGEEFVVVLPEAGHIGALEFGEQLRRLVGTDPVEFEGELINVTASVGVATIEGETIDVHSFIKRADGNLYKAKRAGRNCVVG; this is encoded by the coding sequence ATGGCCGAAGAGTGGAAAACCAGGATCACGGCTGTCAAGCTGCCCGAGGCGCTGGCCGGTGAGGCCTGCCTCGTCCTGATCTATCCGCCAGGCCCGCTGATGGGTAAGCGCTTCCCCCTCGGCGACAGCAGCATGTACATCGGCCGCGGCCAAGACTGCCACATCCAGATCGACCTCGACTGCGTCTCGCGCCAACACGTCTGGCTGCGCAAGGAGGGCGATCAGGTGCTGATCGAGGACCTCGACAGCACCAACGGCACCTACGTCAATGAGCGCCCCGTCAAGCGGCAGGCCCTGCGCAACAGCGACCTCGTCCAGGTCGGCAACACGATCTTCAAGTTCCTGCTCGGCGGCAACATCGAGTCCGACTACCACGAGGCGATCTATCGGATGACGATCGTCGATGCGCTGACCGACGCGCACAACAAGCGCTTCCTCCTCGACTACCTCGAGCGCGAGGTGGCGCGCTGCGTCCGCTATCAGCGACCGCTCTCGCTCGTGATGTTCGACCTCGATCACTTCAAGGCGGTCAACGACAACCACGGCCACCTGACGGGTGATCATGTGCTGCGCGAGCTGATTCGGCGGATCCATGGCCGGGTCCGCCGCGAGGAGGTGATCGCGCGCTACGGCGGCGAGGAGTTCGTGGTCGTGCTCCCGGAGGCTGGCCACATCGGCGCGCTCGAGTTCGGCGAGCAGCTGCGCCGGCTGGTTGGCACCGATCCCGTCGAATTCGAGGGCGAGCTGATCAACGTCACCGCCAGCGTCGGCGTCGCGACGATCGAAGGTGAGACGATCGACGTGCACTCGTTCATCAAGCGCGCCGACGGTAACCTCTACAAGGCCAAGCGCGCCGGCCGCAACTGCGTCGTCGGCTGA